From a region of the Pseudomonas fulva 12-X genome:
- a CDS encoding fumarate hydratase, translating into MTVIKQDDLIQSVADALQFISYYHPVDFIQAMHEAYLKEESPAARDSMAQILINSRMCATGHRPICQDTGIVTVFVKVGMDVRWDGATMSLDDMINEGVRRAYNLPENVLRASILADPAGARKNTKDNTPAVIHYSIVPGDKVEVDVAAKGGGSENKSKMAMLNPSDSIVDWVLKTVPTMGAGWCPPGMLGIGIGGTAEKAAVMAKEVLMEHIDIHELQARGPQNKIEELRLELFEKVNQLGIGAQGLGGLTTVLDVKIMDYPTHAASLPVCMIPNCAATRHAHFVLDGSGPAELEAPPLDAYPEIVWEAGPSARRVDLDTLTPEDVQSWKPGETILLNGKMLTGRDAAHKRMVEMLNKGEELPVDLKGRFIYYVGPVDPIGDEVVGPAGPTTATRMDKFTRQILEQTGLLGMIGKSERGPTAIEAIKDNKAVYLMAVGGAAYLVAQAIKKSKVLAFAELGMEAIYEFEVKDMPVTVAVDSNGESVHITGPAIWNKKIAESLAVEVQ; encoded by the coding sequence ATGACCGTGATCAAGCAAGACGACCTGATCCAGAGCGTCGCCGACGCCCTGCAGTTCATCTCCTACTACCACCCCGTCGACTTCATCCAGGCGATGCACGAAGCCTATCTGAAGGAAGAGTCGCCGGCCGCGCGCGACTCCATGGCGCAGATCCTCATCAACTCGCGCATGTGTGCCACCGGCCACCGCCCGATCTGCCAGGACACCGGCATCGTCACCGTATTCGTCAAGGTCGGCATGGACGTGCGCTGGGACGGCGCCACCATGAGCCTGGACGACATGATCAACGAAGGCGTTCGCCGCGCCTACAACCTGCCCGAGAACGTGCTGCGCGCCTCGATCCTGGCCGACCCGGCCGGTGCCCGCAAGAACACCAAGGACAACACCCCGGCAGTCATCCACTACTCCATCGTCCCTGGGGACAAGGTGGAAGTGGACGTCGCGGCCAAGGGTGGCGGCTCCGAGAACAAGTCGAAGATGGCCATGCTCAACCCGTCCGACTCGATCGTCGACTGGGTGCTGAAGACCGTGCCGACCATGGGCGCTGGCTGGTGCCCGCCGGGCATGCTCGGCATCGGCATCGGCGGCACCGCCGAGAAGGCCGCGGTGATGGCCAAGGAAGTGCTCATGGAGCACATCGACATCCATGAACTGCAGGCCCGCGGCCCGCAGAACAAGATCGAAGAGCTGCGTCTGGAGCTGTTCGAGAAGGTCAACCAGCTGGGCATCGGCGCCCAGGGCCTGGGCGGCCTGACCACCGTGCTCGACGTGAAGATCATGGATTACCCGACACACGCCGCCTCCCTGCCGGTGTGCATGATCCCCAACTGCGCCGCCACCCGCCACGCCCACTTCGTGCTCGATGGCAGCGGCCCGGCCGAGCTTGAAGCGCCACCTTTGGACGCCTACCCGGAAATCGTCTGGGAAGCCGGCCCGTCGGCGCGCCGCGTCGACCTCGACACCCTGACCCCGGAAGACGTGCAGAGCTGGAAGCCGGGCGAGACCATCCTGCTCAACGGCAAGATGCTCACCGGTCGCGACGCCGCGCACAAGCGCATGGTCGAGATGCTCAACAAGGGTGAAGAACTGCCGGTCGACCTCAAAGGCCGCTTCATCTACTACGTCGGCCCGGTCGACCCGATCGGCGACGAAGTGGTAGGCCCGGCTGGCCCGACCACCGCCACGCGGATGGACAAGTTCACCCGGCAGATCCTCGAGCAGACGGGCCTTTTGGGCATGATCGGTAAATCCGAGCGCGGCCCGACCGCCATCGAAGCGATCAAGGACAACAAGGCCGTCTACCTGATGGCCGTCGGCGGCGCCGCCTACCTGGTCGCCCAGGCGATCAAGAAGTCCAAGGTGCTGGCGTTCGCCGAGCTGGGCATGGAAGCGATCTACGAGTTCGAGGTCAAGGACATGCCGGTCACCGTCGCCGTCGACAGCAACGGCGAGTCGGTGCACATCACGGGGCCTGCGATCTGGAACAAGAAGATCGCCGAAAGCCTGGCGGTAGAAGTGCAGTAA